One Channa argus isolate prfri chromosome 15, Channa argus male v1.0, whole genome shotgun sequence DNA segment encodes these proteins:
- the eif3g gene encoding eukaryotic translation initiation factor 3 subunit G: protein MPSIEYDDSKPSWADQVEEEGDEGTLPSPKETIKGNIKTITEFKIDDDGKKFKIVRTFKVETRKASKAVARRKNWKKFGNSEFDAPGPNVATTTVSDDVFMTFISSKEDLNAQDQDEDPMNKLKGQKIVSCRICKGDHWTTRCPYKDTLGPMQKELAEQLGLSTGDKDKPAGSAEPEPVQPAQSKTGKYVPPSLRDGGTRRGESMQPNRRADDNATIRVTNLSEDTRETDLQELFRPFGSISRIYLAKDKNTGQSKGFAFISFHRREDAARAIAGVSGFGYDHLILNVEWAKPSNN, encoded by the exons ATGCCGTCTATTGAATACGACGA CTCCAAGCCCAGCTGGGCAGACCAAGTCGAGGAAGAAGGTgatgaag GCACACTACCTTCCCCCAAGGAAACCATCAaaggaaatataaaaactatCACAGAATTCAAAATTGACGATGATGGAAAGAAGTTTAAG ATAGTGCGAACCTTTAAGGTTGAGACGAGAAAAGCATCAAAAGCTGTTGCCAGAAGAAAG AACTGGAAGAAATTTGGTAATTCCGAGTTTGATGCACCAGGTCCAAATGTTGCTACCACCACAGTTAGTGATGATGTCTTCATGACTTTTATTTCCAGCAAAGAG GATTTGAATGCCCAAGACCAGGATGAGGATCCTATGAACAAACTGAAAGGACAGAAGATCGTGTCTTGTCGTATTTGTAAAGGTGATCATTGGACCACCCGCTGTCCATACAAGGACACTCTTGGCCCCATGCAGAAGGAGCTGGCTGAACAGCTTGGGCTTTCGACTGGAGACAAGGATAAACCCGCTGGCTCTG CGGAACCAGAACCTGTACAGCCTGCGCAGAGTAAGACTGGGAAGTATGTGCCCCCAAGTTTGAGGGATGGGGGCACACGAAGAGGAGAGTCTATGCAGCCTAACCGAAGAG CGGATGACAATGCCACCATTCGTGTGACCAACCTGTCTGAGGACACTCGTGAAACTGACTTGCAGGAGCTTTTCAGACCATTTGGCTCCATCTCAAGGATCTATCTGGCCAAGGACAAGAACACTGGACAGTCAAAG GGCTTTGCCTTTATCAGTTTCCATCGTCGGGAGGATGCAGCCAGAGCAATTGCAGGAGTGTCTGGATTTGGATATGATCATCTTATTCTCAACGTTGAATGGGCCAA ACCTTCAAACAACTGA
- the p2ry11 gene encoding P2Y purinoceptor 11, whose amino-acid sequence MASNISECEGIQIAILPPMFGVEFIVALAGNLFALRLLVVRERRNWHTGVVLSCNLAISDLLYVLTLPLLIVYYSMGKHWIFGDTACKVERFLFNCNLYVSIFFIMAISVNRCVALTCPFFTRSRVEPIHVKLISVIIWITVGVISYPVLKFATTHNDRNNNTICVSDLGNKSERAHFAYRIFLAVFGCFIPFLVTFTSYFVVIRVAWKNVSITTLEKRKIALLVMSVVVLYALSFLPYHFFQIYHFYLKLQNRAICWVYYMYQVGKGLAILNMCIHPVLYMALFDSIRVACCGKSPEDNSNIEMRK is encoded by the coding sequence atggCTTCCAATATCTCCGAATGTGAGGGGATTCAAATAGCCATTCTACCCCCAATGTTTGGGGTAGAGTTCATTGTGGCCCTGGCAGGAAACCTGTTTGCCCTTCGGCTGCTGGTTGTCAGGGAGAGGAGAAACTGGCACACTGGTGTTGTCCTGTCCTGTAACCTTGCCATCAGTGACCTGCTGTATGTCCTGACCCTGCCATTGCTCATTGTCTACTACTCAATGGGGAAACACTGGATTTTTGGTGACACTGCATGTAAAGTTGAGAGATTTCTTTTCAACTGCAACCTGTATGTGAGCATCTTCTTCATTATGGCGATAAGTGTGAACCGATGTGTGGCCCTCACTTGTCCCTTCTTTACCCGATCCCGTGTAGAGCCTATCCATGTCAAACTCATCAGTGTCATTATATGGATCACTGTAGGAGTCATTTCCTACCCTGTGCTGAAATTTGCCACAACTCACAATGATAGAAACAACAACACTATATGTGTGTCCGATTTGGGAAACAAATCTGAAAGGGCCCACTTTGCTTATAGAATCTTTCTTGCAGTGTTTGGGTGCTTTATTCCCTTTCTGGTTactttcacttcttactttgtGGTGATTCGTGTGGCATGGAAAAATGTCAGCATCACCACACTGGAGAAACGTAAGATAGCCCTATTAGTCATGTCAGTAGTAGTGCTGTATGCTTTGTCCTTTTTGCCTTACCATTTCTTTCAGATCTACCACTTTTATCTGAAACTCCAAAATCGTGCTATCTGTTGGGTTTATTACATGTACCAAGTGGGCAAAGGATTGGCAATTCTGAACATGTGTATCCACCCGGTCCTTTACATGGCTCTATTTGACAGTATAAGAGTAGCTTGTTGTGGGAAGAGCCCAGAGGACAACAGCAATATAGAGATGAGGAAGTAG